A genomic window from Trueperella bialowiezensis includes:
- the whiA gene encoding DNA-binding protein WhiA, which translates to MATLTAVVKDELAAVFPRVISSITAEVSVMLRFAGGLHINNGIVTLQAEFDHPGAARHLCDLVKMLFSFDADLLVLKNSSRAGNTYVVRIAQDGERTARRLGILDPHGRLVRGLPPQIVSGSKADASAAWRGAFLARGTLLEPGRNSALEIVCPSLEAAYGIGGLARRLGITYRAREARGSFRVDIREGDAISDMLTRMGANDSVLRWENLRTEREVHGQANRLANFDDANMRRSADAAVVAVIRVKRAFEILGDDVPDNLREVGETRIKFPEDSLNMLGDRLNPPATKDAVAGRLRRLNTMADKRATELGIPTTMDAVTDAQRKRS; encoded by the coding sequence ATGGCCACCTTAACAGCAGTGGTTAAAGACGAGCTTGCCGCGGTGTTTCCGCGCGTGATCTCGTCAATCACCGCGGAAGTTTCGGTGATGCTCCGATTCGCGGGCGGCCTCCATATCAACAATGGCATCGTCACGTTACAAGCCGAGTTCGACCATCCGGGCGCAGCGCGCCACCTGTGTGATCTTGTCAAAATGTTGTTCAGCTTCGATGCTGATTTGCTCGTGCTCAAAAACTCGAGTCGGGCAGGCAACACCTACGTTGTGCGGATTGCCCAAGATGGCGAACGAACGGCTCGGCGCCTCGGTATTCTCGATCCTCATGGCCGGCTTGTCCGCGGACTTCCACCACAGATCGTCAGCGGGTCGAAAGCGGATGCGTCGGCTGCCTGGCGAGGCGCGTTTCTCGCCCGCGGCACGCTGTTGGAACCGGGGCGCAACTCCGCGTTAGAAATCGTCTGCCCCTCGCTGGAAGCCGCATACGGGATTGGTGGTTTAGCGCGCCGATTGGGCATCACGTATCGTGCTCGTGAAGCCCGCGGCTCATTCCGGGTTGATATCCGGGAAGGCGATGCGATTTCCGACATGCTCACCCGCATGGGTGCCAATGATTCGGTTCTGCGCTGGGAGAACCTGCGTACCGAACGTGAAGTGCACGGGCAAGCTAATCGGCTAGCGAATTTCGACGACGCCAACATGCGCAGGTCAGCCGACGCCGCCGTCGTCGCTGTTATCCGAGTTAAGCGCGCTTTTGAGATCCTTGGCGACGACGTGCCCGATAACCTTCGCGAGGTTGGCGAAACACGTATTAAGTTTCCTGAAGATTCTCTCAACATGCTTGGAGATCGTCTTAACCCGCCAGCGACGAAAGATGCGGTTGCCGGCCGCCTACGCCGTCTGAACACGATGGCAGATAAGCGGGCCACCGAACTCGGTATACCAACCACCATGGATGCGGTCACTGACGCGCAACGCAAGCGCTCATAA
- a CDS encoding gluconeogenesis factor YvcK family protein, whose translation MGDGVKVVALGGGHGLYTTLSALRLLTPNTTAIVTVADDGGSSGRLREEFDILPPGDLRMALSALCDDGEWNLTWRDVLQYRFKSDGVLNGHALGNLLLAGVWDLLGDPVRGLDLVGRLLHISGRVLPMAAIPLQIEADIAEDARIRTITGQAEVATCNADIRQVRIVPENPPAVCEAIEAIGEADWVIFGPGSWFTSVIPHLLVPELLEALIASKARRALIINLVPDNETRRLSASDHVRSFQEHAPDLRLDTVLIDVDADINWDNLRHASASAGAQVVARPVADKSDPARHDAQLLSAALSELFN comes from the coding sequence ATGGGTGACGGCGTGAAAGTAGTTGCACTTGGCGGCGGGCACGGACTGTACACCACGCTGAGCGCGCTGCGTTTACTGACCCCGAACACCACGGCGATCGTCACGGTGGCCGACGACGGCGGAAGCTCCGGGCGCTTACGTGAAGAGTTTGACATCCTGCCGCCCGGCGACTTGCGTATGGCCCTGTCTGCCCTGTGCGACGACGGCGAATGGAACCTGACGTGGCGAGACGTCCTCCAGTATCGATTTAAATCGGACGGGGTGCTCAACGGGCACGCGCTCGGTAATCTTTTGCTGGCTGGCGTGTGGGATTTGCTTGGCGATCCGGTACGCGGACTAGATCTGGTAGGTCGGCTGCTACATATTTCTGGCCGAGTGTTGCCGATGGCTGCGATTCCTTTGCAGATAGAAGCGGACATCGCCGAGGATGCTCGCATTCGCACGATCACCGGGCAGGCCGAGGTTGCCACATGCAATGCAGATATTCGGCAGGTGAGAATTGTTCCGGAGAATCCGCCAGCCGTTTGTGAAGCAATCGAGGCAATCGGCGAGGCCGATTGGGTGATCTTTGGTCCGGGTTCGTGGTTCACGTCTGTTATCCCTCACCTCTTGGTTCCTGAATTACTTGAGGCATTGATTGCGAGTAAAGCTCGGCGTGCGCTCATCATCAATCTGGTTCCTGACAACGAGACCCGGCGACTATCAGCTTCAGACCACGTGCGATCTTTCCAAGAACACGCGCCAGACTTGCGGTTGGATACGGTGCTTATCGACGTCGACGCCGACATCAACTGGGATAACTTGCGCCATGCAAGTGCGAGTGCGGGCGCACAGGTAGTAGCCCGTCCTGTGGCGGATAAGAGCGATCCTGCACGGCATGACGCACAGCTTCTGAGCGCCGCGTTGAGCGAGCTATTTAACTAA
- the rapZ gene encoding RNase adapter RapZ, with amino-acid sequence MEKIPYSDIDDTGKIPPIVPELDRETVLPAAELPEILIITGMSGAGRSRAGATLEDLGWYVVDNLPPRLLAALAGMMSPADGSPVRRLAAVVDVRSRGYFQELVGVLDELSQRKLDYRIMFLDARDDVLVRRFESVRRPHPLQGDGRLLDGIMHERQVLTELRNRADIFIDTSDLTVHDLSRKIRARLQESGTDDPHVTIMSFGFKYGLPMDADHVADVRFLPNPYWVSELRHLTGRDEPVADFVLSVDGAEEFIQGYADLLEPIFEGYKHELKPYVTIAIGCTGGKHRSVAMSEKLSEIMRGRGHQVRTLHRDLGRE; translated from the coding sequence ATGGAAAAGATCCCGTACAGTGACATCGATGACACCGGAAAGATACCGCCTATTGTTCCCGAACTTGATCGGGAAACGGTGCTACCTGCGGCCGAGCTACCCGAAATCCTGATTATTACGGGCATGTCTGGTGCTGGGCGTTCCCGTGCGGGTGCCACGCTCGAGGATCTGGGCTGGTATGTGGTTGATAACCTGCCACCGCGGCTGCTCGCTGCGCTCGCCGGGATGATGTCTCCAGCAGACGGTTCGCCCGTACGCCGCTTGGCCGCCGTCGTCGACGTGCGTTCGCGCGGATATTTCCAAGAGCTCGTTGGGGTGCTTGATGAGCTGTCGCAACGCAAACTCGACTATCGGATCATGTTCCTTGACGCTCGCGACGACGTGCTGGTTCGCCGTTTCGAATCGGTTCGCCGCCCGCATCCGCTGCAGGGTGATGGGCGCTTGCTTGACGGGATTATGCACGAGCGGCAGGTACTCACTGAGCTGCGGAACCGGGCAGATATTTTCATCGACACCTCGGACCTGACGGTCCATGATCTGTCTCGTAAGATTCGAGCCCGTCTGCAGGAATCGGGTACGGATGATCCGCATGTGACGATCATGTCGTTTGGATTCAAGTACGGCCTGCCGATGGACGCCGATCACGTAGCAGACGTGCGTTTCTTGCCCAACCCGTACTGGGTGAGCGAGCTACGGCATCTGACTGGCCGTGACGAGCCGGTGGCTGATTTCGTGTTGAGTGTGGACGGGGCAGAAGAATTCATTCAGGGCTACGCCGACCTGCTGGAACCCATTTTTGAGGGCTACAAACACGAACTCAAACCCTACGTGACAATCGCGATTGGCTGTACAGGCGGGAAGCACAGGTCGGTTGCGATGAGTGAAAAGCTCAGCGAGATCATGCGCGGGCGCGGACACCAGGTGCGTACGCTACACCGGGATCTGGGGCGTGAATGA